In a single window of the Drosophila subpulchrella strain 33 F10 #4 breed RU33 chromosome X, RU_Dsub_v1.1 Primary Assembly, whole genome shotgun sequence genome:
- the LOC119557148 gene encoding uncharacterized protein LOC119557148 isoform X3, producing MVRLTGSAMEPARPVPAPRRLYPELRPANYENIEIRPPNSGGNNINNNNIKKLNINAENLHGNLAEKKLPSSGQNKLILQENNSDSQQPIYGPDANENVQEPVYATPRPAPRQRLPRAEDPDADPEDEDEVPLRIVRAAPQVPPKPLNIPLDPRASICSELSTTSVQTLGRADEDREGSRYASNASLDCSESSHSGKFKSQSPGNLLRSLGTTSKLLGEAIGERIQFKAKGAKKRLDRNLKSSTEAISTLGADAGRSLKHAGKRFGSNFSLGRTRDKAEVGGKAEESAEMDLDRRRTMPNTEVFNAIQFSSPLNRNGGLSDLRESETKLQKEAEEEDDGCYEVPKTQGKPPSYDEALRSRPSPSASPLARNLAQEAAQQVQLRSQRQLSTSSSNGDDSPRLPMPAFPPPRLSQQPEKFRLDALQPPVRQKRRKNYEHIELRRPPVDSAQLEELNRAAAAAEREESLMISAKNAEEEAKAPKPERSDSWEFYGEDENEEDDEEQEEGNSSPEPVYANQEATYGKLFEMATAGSSRSNVLTPSQVAEQQQLACITEDAELDCREGAVGGVPLPLELIEEFDPLSSKSSTLARSNKSNELLLLEHLLEEDTYGTVKAEQDDVSMCTSEEEPTTSVATTTKPQQPQIVHQNAHLLSDSMENMLDSDQERIRDEERAKPYLSRMPEASSKGGGPVDLASASRNRTNWFVSEKACGSETATPSGSKTTPPIEGDSPPTYLEAIGGSKDAAGSQEGRSTIGSRIRQTMNAISNVKLRMDAMKRKASFRGANQRQSDVRVALQMVPRPSLSPLLVRYEGPLVRFPSGVVEDILKEMQNRKAILRERQFQTFLDQEMKTPREMIPLDTITTLQCVSNSRVTDTATHFYCFEITTSQPKNGNGAGDTMSSNPNLLMTSSSSGNVKQQRVSHLYGVGKESERGVWMQKILESLTNSLPVKYTCHYYRAGWCYLKNSITSEWSGTWLVLRKSQRRLIFVTEANGNVEKMDLRKARCIVLKESDESIDNLHVESGPMLMIDCPPYAVYMIMSSARETKIWRHIIREVAHNNGFSLGDQQLTRYDVPVIVDKCINFVYIHGSMSEGIYRKSGSENSMHKLMNAFRADAFNVEITRNEYNEHDVANVLKRFMRDLPERLLGKLTDSFVFVTELAVATEKIPIYRELLNRLSAIERETLRRIVGHLVFISSQQAKNKMSVQNLTMIWGPTLLAKKSDELIYSQKEADVLSDLIVLYKNLFPCSADEMKREQAMLACLQKYYAAAETLKDAVKQSGDIKIWISLNPNPDNKTEEKTQVNATISPTKTAYELCREYSAKMQLPTHQLTLYEVILNDSLERPLHHDTKVFDVILNWSYWPEEDRKHNYLVVRPVEMLREIQRAVKNLATVTPGKELRFADSRTKTFKTLQCELRDGKIVVSKKDKNDKTTIVREVFLQSSTAYLGCERKRDFPWSWAITFVERTQAQIMRSRDAPFIGHVLAGSEWVDRTIWYSSIWYCLYRDNILPPAEIIIK from the exons ATGGTTCGGTTAACTG GTTCCGCCATGGAGCCGGCACGCCCTGTGCCCGCCCCCCGCCGTCTTTATCCGGAGCTGCGTCCCGCCAACTACGAGAACATAGAGATCCGGCCACCTAATAGTGGAGGAAACAATATAAACAATAATAACATCAAGAAACTGAACATAAATGCCGAGAATCTGCACGGAAATCTGGCGGAGAAGAAGCTGCCGTCGAGTGGGCAAAACAAATTGATCCTGCAGGAGAACAATTCGGACAGTCAGCAGCCAATCTATGGTCCGGATGCCAATGAGAATGTCCAGGAGCCAGTGTATGCGACACCAAGACCTGCGCCACGCCAGCGATTGCCCCGAGCAGAGGATCCGGATGCGGATCCGGAGGACGAGGATGAGGTGCCGCTGAGGATTGTGCGAGCGGCGCCACAAGTGCCGCCCAAACCACTTAACATACCGCTCGACCCGCGGGCCTCGATCTGCAGCGAGCTGTCCACCACCAGTGTCCAGACGTTGGGCAGGGCTGACGAGGATCGGGAGGGATCGCGGTACGCATCCAATGCGTCGCTGGACTGCAGCGAGAGCTCGCACAGCGGCAAGTTCAAGTCGCAGTCACCTGG CAACCTGCTGCGGTCGCTGGGCACCACTTCCAAACTGCTGGGCGAAGCCATCGGCGAGCGGATCCAGTTCAAGGCCAAGGGAGCTAAGAAGCGGCTGGACAGGAACCTGAAGAGCTCCACGGAGGCGATCAGCACCCTCGGCGCGGACGCTGGCCGGAGTTTGAAGCACGCCGGCAAGAGATTCGGCTCCAATTTCAGTCTGGGCAGGACTCGGGACAAGGCAGAAGTCGGCGGAAAGGCGGAGGAATCGGCGGAAATGGATCTGGACAGGAGGCGGACGATGCCCAACACGGAGGTCTTCAATGCCATACAGTTCTCGAGTCCACTCAACCGAAACGGTGGTCTCTCCGATTTGCGGGAAAGCGAGACAAAGCTGCAGaaggaggcggaggaggaggatgacGGCTGCTACGAGGTGCCCAAGACGCAGGGCAAGCCGCCCAGCTACGACGAGGCGCTGCGGTCACGTCCCTCGCCCAGTGCCTCGCCACTGGCCAGGAATCTCGCCCAGGAGGCCGCCCAACAGGTGCAGTTGCGCAGCCAGCGCCAGCTGAGCACCAGCTCCTCGAACGGCGACGACTCGCCGCGCCTGCCCATGCCCGCCTTTCCGCCACCCCGGCTCTCCCAGCAGCCGGAGAAATTCCGCCTGGACGCACTGCAACCGCCGGTGCGTCAGAAGCGGCGCAAGAACTACGAACACATCGAGCTGCGGCGTCCGCCCGTCGACTCCGCCCAGCTGGAGGAACTCAATCGGGCGGCAGCGGCCGCGGAGCGCGAGGAATCCCTAATGATCTCCGCCAAGAATGCCGAAGAGGAGGCCAAGGCCCCCAAGCCCGAACGCAGCGATTCCTGGGAGTTCTACGGCGAGGACGAGAACGAGGAGGACGACGAGGAACAAGAGGAGGGCAACTCGTCACCCGAACCGGTGTACGCCAACCAGGAAGCCACCTACGGCAAGCTCTTTGAAATGGCCACCGCAGGCAGCAGTCGCAGCAATGTGCTGACCCCCAGTCAGGTGgcggagcagcagcagctggccTGCATCACCGAGGACGCGGAGTTGGATTGCCGCGAGGGAGCTGTGGGCGGAGTTCCGCTGCCATTGGAGCTCATCGAGGAATTCGACCCGCTCAGCAGCAAGAGTTCCACCCTGGCCAGGTCCAACAAGAGCAacgagctgctgctgctggagcaTTTGCTCGAGGAGGACACCTACGGCACGGTGAAGGCGGAGCAGGACGACGTGAGCATGTGCACCTCCGAGGAGGAGCCCACGACGTCTGTTGCCACGACAACGAAGCCACAGCAACCACAGATCGTGCACCAGAATGCCCACCTGCTTAGCGACAGCATGGAGAACATGCTGGACTCGGACCAGGAGCGGATCCGGGACGAGGAGCGGGCAAAGCCCTATCTCAGCCGAATGCCAGAGGCGTCGAGCAAGGGCGGTGGACCAGTGGACTTGGCCAGTGCCTCCAGAAACCGCACCAATTGGTTTGTGTCAGAAAAGGCGTGTGGCTCTGAGACAGCAACACCGTCCGGCTCCAAAACCACACCGCCCATCGAGGGCGACAGCCCACCCACCTACCTGGAGGCCATCGGAGGCAGCAAGGATGCAGCCGGCAGTCAGGAAGGTCGCTCCACCATCGGGTCTCGCATCCGGCAAACCATGAACGCCATCTCCAACGTGAAGCTGCGGATGGACGCCATGAAGCGGAAGGCCAGCTTTCGGGGAGCCAATCAGCGACAGTCGGACGTCCGGGTGGCCCTCCAGATGGTGCCCCGACCCAGTCTGTCGCCCCTGCTGGTCCGCTACGAGGGTCCGCTGGTGCGCTTCCCATCCGGCGTCGTGGAGGATATACTCAAGGAGATGCAGAACCGAAAGGCCATTCTCAGGGAGCGCCAGTTTCAGACGTTCCTCGACCAGGAGATGAAGACACCCCGCGAGATGATACCCCTGGACACGATCACCACGCTGCAATGCGTGAGCAACAGCCGCGTCACGGACACGGCCACCCATTTCTATTGCTTCGAGATCACCACGTCGCAGCCAAAGAACGGCAATGGAGCCGGCGACACAATGTCCTCGAATCCCAATCTCCTGATGACCAGCAGCTCGTCTGGCAATGTTAAGCAGCAGCGGGTCTCGCATCTGTATGGCGTGGGCAAGGAGTCGGAGCGCGGCGTCTGGATGCAGAAGATCCTCGAGAGCCTGACCAACAGCCTGCCGGTGAAGTACACCTGTCACTACTATCGAGCTGGATGGTGTTACCTCAAG AACTCCATCACCTCAGAGTGGAGTGGCACCTGGTTGGTGCTCCGCAAGAGCCAGCGACGCCTGATCTTTGTGACCGAGGCCAACGGCAATGTGGAGAAGATGGACCTGCGCAAAGCCCGCTGCATAG TGCTGAAGGAGAGCGACGAGTCCATTGACAATCTGCACGTGGAGAGCGGTCCCATGCTGATGATCGACTGTCCACCGTACGCCGTCTACATGATCATGAGCTCCGCCCGGGAGACGAAGATATGGCGGCACATCATTCGGGAGGTGGCCCACAACAATGGCTTCTCGCTGGGCGATCAACAGCTAACGCGCTACGATGTGCCCGTCATCGTGGACAAGTGCATCAACTTTGTGTACATCCACGGCTCCATGTCGGAGGGCATATACCGCAAATCCGGCTCGGAGAACTCCATGCACAAGCTGATGAACGCCTTCCGGGCAGACGCCTTCAATGTGGAGATCACCCGCAACGAGTACAACGAGCACGACGTGGCCAATGTCCTGAAGCGCTTCATGCGCGACCTACCCGAACGATTGCTGGGCAAGCTCACGGACAGCTTTGTCTTTGTCACGGAACTGGCGGTGGCCACCGAGAAGATCCCCATCTACCGGGAGCTGCTCAACAGGCTCTCGGCCATTGAGCGCGAAACGCTTCGCCGGATTGTGGGCCACCTGGTGTTCATCAGCTCCCAGCAGGCCAAAAACAAGATGAGCGTCCAGAACCTGACCATGATCTGGGGTCCCACGCTGCTGGCTAAGAAG AGCGACGAGCTGATCTACTCACAGAAGGAGGCGGATGTGCTGAGCGATCTGATAGTCCTCTACAAGAATCTATTCCCCTGCAGTGCCGATGAAATG AAACGGGAGCAGGCCATGCTGGCATGTCTGCAGAAGTATTATGCGGCTGCCGAAACGCTTAAGGATGCAGTGAAGCAGTCTGGGGACATCAAGATCTGGATCAGCCTGAATCCCAATCCTGACAACAAAACAGAG GAGAAGACGCAAGTGAACGCCACCATTTCGCCCACGAAGACCGCCTACGAGCTGTGCCGCGAGTACTCCGCCAAGATGCAGCTGCCCACCCACCAGTTGACCCTCTACGAGGTGATCCTAAACGACAGCCTGGAGCGACCGCTGCACCACGACACCAAGGTGTTCGATGTGATCCTGAACTGGTCCTACTGGCCGGAGGAGGATCGCAAGCACAACTATCTGGTGGTGCGTCCGGTTGAGATGCTGCGCGAGATCCAGCGAGCGGTCAAGAATCTGGCCACCGTAACGCCCGGCAAGGAGCTGCGCTTCGCCGACTCGCGGACAAAGACCTTCAAAACGCTGCAATGCGAGCTGCGGGACGGAAAGATTGTGGTGTCCAAGAAGGACAAAAACGACAAGACAACCATCGTCCGGGAGGTCTTCCTGCAGAGCAGCACGGCCTACTTGGGTTGCGAACGCAAGCGGGACTTTCCCTGGAGTTGGGCCATCACCTTCGTGGAGCGTACGCAGGCGCAGATCATGAG ATCGCGTGATGCTCCGTTCATTGGTCACGTCCTGGCGGGCAGCGAGTGGGTGGATCGCACCATCTGGTACTCCAGCATCTGGTACTGCCTGTACAGGGACAACATCCTGCCGCCGGCGGAGATCATCATCAAGTAG